A genomic window from Aquabacterium sp. OR-4 includes:
- a CDS encoding integron integrase: MTHQVMYPGSNAMDTPAPADSVPVITTGLAQIHDTARPVSTSAPNLWDRIAIACRARHFSLSTERSYVHWAKRLAAWHGRVHPAKLGADDVQAFLNHLAVEKRCAPSTCKQALCALQFLYRHVLGSDLPWLNDLARPRGQPRLPVVLSVREVQAVLAHTSGTPRLILALLYGSGMRMMEALRLRVKDLDLERRTITVREGKGGKDRTTMVPESLVQPLHDVLQHRRRLHDIDRARGMADVELPHAMEAKSPRAGQQWPWQFVFCSPDYATCPRTGAIRRHHLHEVNVQRAMRRAVQLAGIQKRATVHTLRHSFATHLLEAGYDIRTVQELLGHSDVSTTMVYTHVLNRGSHAALSPLDRLSA, encoded by the coding sequence ATGACCCACCAAGTCATGTATCCAGGATCGAATGCGATGGACACCCCAGCACCAGCCGACAGCGTGCCGGTTATCACGACAGGTCTGGCGCAGATACACGACACGGCGCGGCCGGTCTCTACGTCCGCCCCGAACTTGTGGGACCGCATCGCCATTGCCTGCCGAGCACGGCACTTCAGCCTGAGCACCGAGCGCAGCTATGTGCATTGGGCAAAGCGGCTCGCCGCGTGGCATGGCCGTGTGCACCCGGCCAAACTGGGGGCCGACGACGTGCAGGCCTTCCTGAACCATTTGGCTGTCGAAAAGCGCTGCGCGCCGAGTACCTGCAAGCAGGCTCTATGCGCGCTGCAGTTTCTCTATCGTCACGTGCTGGGGTCCGATCTGCCCTGGCTGAATGACCTGGCCCGCCCGCGCGGCCAGCCGCGGCTGCCGGTGGTGCTGAGCGTGCGCGAAGTGCAGGCCGTGCTGGCACACACCAGCGGCACGCCGCGGCTGATCCTGGCCCTGCTGTACGGCAGCGGCATGCGCATGATGGAGGCACTGCGCCTGCGCGTGAAGGATCTTGATCTGGAGCGCCGCACCATTACTGTCCGCGAGGGCAAAGGAGGGAAGGACCGCACGACGATGGTGCCGGAATCCCTGGTTCAGCCCCTGCATGACGTGCTGCAGCATCGGCGCCGGCTGCATGACATTGACAGAGCGCGCGGCATGGCCGATGTGGAACTGCCGCATGCCATGGAGGCCAAAAGCCCGCGCGCCGGCCAGCAGTGGCCGTGGCAGTTTGTGTTCTGCTCGCCCGACTACGCCACATGCCCACGCACCGGCGCGATCCGCCGGCATCATCTGCACGAGGTCAACGTGCAGCGCGCCATGCGGCGAGCCGTGCAGCTGGCCGGCATCCAGAAGCGCGCCACCGTGCACACGCTGCGCCACAGCTTTGCCACCCACCTGCTGGAGGCAGGCTATGACATCCGCACCGTGCAGGAACTACTCGGGCACAGCGATGTGAGCACCACAATGGTCTACACGCACGTTCTCAATCGAGGCAGCCACGCCGCACTCAGCCCGCTGGACCGCTTGTCGGCCTGA
- a CDS encoding tyrosine-type recombinase/integrase, with protein MQFDPRAARLLKAGDHMTVADAPGLRLVRSAAGWAWTYRFKSPTDGRMRQLKIGAWPAVSAAAAGGEWERLRALRDAGHDPAQERRQARHEQQAQVAAERDEARHGRYTVGRLLAEFHAAQQRAPKGMAELKRTLDKGAASIADRLPTEVTRSVAYDLIDAQRAAPVQARSLRRELGAAWDWAHDSGRLSEDVPNWWRLILRGKLPSAGKIVGGQHQGVVKRALSLEEVGTVVRFLPHTSRLVADLLTLYLWTGCRGGELVQIEAGEVAEEADGWWWTLPKAKQKMRRHELVTDLRVPLVGRAMEVVRTRMDVHTGHLFPSVSGEAAHVDQKVVGVGVYWHMPRCTIRKQQVRARWPVVDWAPHDLRRTVRTHLAAMGCPDAVAEAVLGHIPPGVAGVYNRHSYDAERREWITRLAARWESAAAR; from the coding sequence GTGCAATTCGATCCACGTGCGGCGCGGCTGCTCAAAGCTGGCGATCATATGACGGTGGCAGATGCGCCCGGGCTGCGCCTGGTGCGATCGGCTGCGGGCTGGGCCTGGACGTACCGGTTCAAGAGCCCGACGGACGGCAGGATGCGGCAGCTGAAGATCGGCGCCTGGCCGGCGGTGTCGGCGGCGGCGGCCGGCGGTGAGTGGGAGCGCCTGCGGGCGCTGCGCGATGCGGGCCATGATCCGGCGCAGGAGCGGCGCCAGGCTCGGCATGAGCAGCAGGCCCAGGTAGCCGCTGAGCGCGACGAGGCCCGCCACGGCCGCTACACGGTCGGCCGGCTGCTGGCTGAGTTCCACGCCGCCCAGCAGCGCGCGCCCAAGGGCATGGCCGAGCTCAAGCGCACGCTGGACAAGGGCGCGGCCAGCATCGCCGACAGGCTGCCGACCGAGGTGACGCGCTCGGTGGCTTATGACCTGATCGACGCGCAGAGGGCCGCGCCGGTGCAGGCCCGGAGCCTGCGCCGCGAACTGGGTGCCGCCTGGGACTGGGCGCACGACAGCGGTCGGCTGAGCGAGGACGTGCCGAACTGGTGGCGGCTGATCTTGCGCGGCAAGCTGCCCAGCGCGGGCAAGATCGTCGGCGGCCAGCACCAGGGCGTGGTCAAGCGCGCACTGTCGCTGGAGGAGGTGGGGACAGTGGTCCGCTTCCTGCCGCACACCTCGCGCCTGGTGGCGGATCTGCTGACGCTCTACCTGTGGACCGGCTGCCGCGGTGGCGAGCTGGTGCAGATCGAGGCCGGCGAGGTCGCCGAGGAGGCGGATGGCTGGTGGTGGACGCTGCCGAAGGCGAAACAGAAGATGCGGCGCCACGAGCTCGTCACCGATCTGCGGGTGCCGTTGGTGGGCCGTGCGATGGAGGTGGTGCGCACGCGCATGGATGTGCACACCGGCCACCTGTTCCCGTCGGTGTCGGGAGAGGCGGCGCACGTCGATCAGAAGGTGGTGGGTGTGGGCGTCTACTGGCACATGCCGCGTTGCACGATCCGCAAGCAGCAGGTGCGCGCGCGCTGGCCGGTGGTGGACTGGGCGCCGCACGATCTGCGGCGCACGGTGCGCACGCACCTGGCCGCGATGGGCTGCCCTGATGCGGTGGCTGAGGCGGTGCTGGGCCACATTCCGCCCGGCGTGGCCGGGGTCTACAACCGGCACAGCTATGACGCCGAGCGGCGCGAGTGGATCACGCGGCTTGCCGCGCGCTGGGAGTCTGCTGCAGCGCGGTGA
- the mutS gene encoding DNA mismatch repair protein MutS has protein sequence MMQQYLRIKAEFPDTLVFYRMGDFYELFFDDARKANRLLDITITTRGQSAGEPVVMAGVPVHSVENYLARLIKLGEAVAIAEQVGDVATAKGPVERKVVRVVTPGTVTDSELLADRVDTLLLAITRQRATWGLAWLGLASGHLGSTECGERELAGWLARLDPAELLLPQELAANPGTLPAAITQHRAARTVRPDWQFDTALGLRKLTALLKVASLQGFNAQDLPVAQAAGAALLAYAEHTQGQALAHVTALTVERATELLDLPPATHRNLELTQTLRGEEAPTLLSLLDSCRTGMGSRALRHWLTHPLRERQTATARHEAIAVLIAAGEARDGPLRQALRQISDVERITARLALRQVRPRELSGLRATLLALPALRDLAPRGAPLLDSVHAGLAPEAALAALLATSIAEEPAVLLRDGGVIATGFDAELDELRAIGQNCDAFLIDLEQRERARTGITNLRVQFNRVHGFYIEVTSSGLDKVPADYQRRQTMKNAERFITPELKAFEDKALSAQDRALAREKWLFEQLLDGLQAYLPVLGTLARALATLDALAALAERAATLDWCRPQFVPQPCIEITRGRHPVVQARLAETGGPDFIANDCRMDARTRMLVITGPNMGGKSTFMRQVALIALLAAMGSYVPAQACRLGPVDAIHTRIGAADDLANAQSTFMLEMTEAAAILHAATEHSLVLMDEIGRGTSTFDGLALAGAIASHLHDRNRAFTLFATHYFELTEFPARHTQAQNMHVSAVESGHDIVFLHAIEPGPASRSYGVQVARLAGMPATLLRQARHALELLEAQARAGDAQVDLFAAPPEAAAPEPSRVEAALAAIDPDSLTPREALDALYRLKHLQP, from the coding sequence ATGATGCAGCAGTACCTGCGCATCAAGGCCGAGTTTCCCGACACGCTCGTCTTCTACCGGATGGGCGATTTCTACGAGCTGTTCTTCGACGACGCGCGCAAGGCCAACCGCCTGCTCGACATCACCATCACCACCCGCGGCCAGAGCGCCGGCGAGCCGGTGGTGATGGCCGGCGTGCCGGTGCACTCGGTCGAGAACTACCTGGCGCGCCTGATCAAGCTGGGCGAGGCCGTGGCCATTGCCGAGCAGGTGGGCGATGTGGCCACCGCCAAGGGCCCGGTCGAGCGCAAGGTGGTGCGCGTGGTGACGCCCGGCACCGTGACCGACAGCGAGCTGCTGGCCGACCGGGTGGACACCTTGCTGCTGGCCATCACCAGGCAGCGCGCCACCTGGGGCCTGGCCTGGCTGGGCCTGGCCAGCGGCCACCTGGGCTCAACAGAGTGCGGCGAGCGTGAACTGGCCGGCTGGCTGGCACGGCTCGACCCCGCCGAGCTGCTGCTGCCGCAGGAGCTGGCGGCCAACCCCGGCACGCTGCCGGCCGCCATCACCCAGCACCGCGCCGCGCGCACCGTGCGGCCCGACTGGCAGTTCGACACCGCGCTGGGCCTGCGCAAGCTCACCGCGCTGCTCAAGGTGGCCTCGTTGCAGGGCTTCAATGCCCAGGATCTGCCGGTGGCCCAGGCCGCCGGCGCCGCGCTGCTGGCCTATGCCGAGCACACGCAGGGCCAGGCACTGGCCCATGTGACCGCGCTGACCGTGGAGCGCGCCACCGAGCTGCTGGATCTGCCGCCCGCCACCCACCGCAACCTCGAACTCACCCAGACCCTGCGCGGCGAAGAGGCGCCCACGCTGCTGTCGCTGCTGGACAGCTGCCGCACCGGCATGGGCAGCCGCGCGCTGCGCCACTGGCTCACCCATCCGTTGCGCGAGCGCCAGACGGCCACCGCGCGGCACGAGGCGATTGCGGTGCTGATCGCCGCCGGCGAGGCCCGCGACGGCCCGCTGCGCCAGGCGCTGCGCCAGATCAGCGATGTGGAGCGCATCACCGCCCGGCTGGCGCTGCGCCAGGTGCGCCCGCGCGAGCTGTCGGGCCTGCGCGCCACGCTGCTGGCGCTGCCGGCGCTGCGCGATCTGGCCCCGCGCGGGGCGCCGCTGCTCGACAGCGTGCACGCCGGCCTGGCGCCTGAAGCCGCGCTGGCCGCGCTGCTGGCCACATCGATTGCCGAAGAACCGGCGGTGCTGCTGCGCGATGGTGGCGTGATCGCCACCGGCTTCGATGCCGAGCTCGACGAGCTGCGCGCCATCGGCCAGAACTGCGACGCCTTCCTGATCGACCTCGAGCAGCGCGAGCGCGCGCGCACCGGCATCACCAACCTGCGCGTGCAGTTCAACCGCGTGCACGGCTTCTACATCGAGGTCACCAGCAGCGGGCTCGACAAGGTGCCGGCCGATTACCAGCGCCGCCAGACGATGAAAAACGCCGAGCGTTTCATCACGCCCGAGCTGAAGGCCTTTGAAGACAAGGCGCTGAGCGCGCAAGACCGCGCGCTGGCCCGTGAGAAGTGGCTGTTCGAGCAGCTGCTGGACGGCCTGCAGGCCTACCTGCCGGTGCTGGGCACGCTGGCCCGCGCGCTGGCCACGCTGGATGCGCTGGCCGCGCTGGCCGAGCGCGCGGCCACGCTCGATTGGTGCCGCCCGCAGTTCGTGCCGCAGCCGTGCATCGAGATCACGCGGGGCCGCCACCCGGTGGTGCAGGCGCGCCTGGCCGAGACCGGCGGGCCCGACTTCATCGCCAACGACTGCCGCATGGACGCGCGCACCCGCATGCTGGTGATCACCGGCCCCAACATGGGCGGCAAGAGCACCTTCATGCGCCAGGTGGCGCTGATCGCGCTGCTGGCGGCGATGGGCAGCTACGTGCCAGCGCAGGCCTGCCGGCTGGGCCCGGTGGACGCCATCCACACCCGCATCGGCGCCGCCGACGACCTGGCCAACGCGCAATCCACCTTCATGCTGGAGATGACCGAGGCCGCCGCCATCCTGCATGCCGCCACCGAGCACAGCCTGGTGCTGATGGACGAGATCGGCCGCGGCACCAGCACCTTTGACGGCCTGGCGCTGGCCGGCGCCATCGCCAGCCACCTGCACGACCGCAACCGCGCCTTCACGCTGTTTGCCACGCACTACTTCGAGCTGACCGAGTTTCCGGCCAGGCACACGCAGGCCCAGAACATGCATGTCTCGGCGGTGGAAAGCGGGCACGACATCGTGTTTCTGCATGCCATCGAGCCCGGCCCGGCCAGCCGCAGCTACGGCGTGCAGGTGGCGCGCCTGGCCGGCATGCCGGCCACGCTGCTGCGCCAGGCACGCCATGCGCTCGAGCTGCTGGAAGCCCAGGCCCGTGCCGGCGATGCGCAGGTCGACCTGTTTGCCGCGCCGCCCGAGGCGGCGGCCCCCGAACCCAGCCGCGTGGAGGCCGCCCTGGCCGCCATCGATCCCGACAGCCTGACCCCGCGCGAAGCGCTGGACGCGCTGTACCGTCTCAAGCACCTGCAGCCCTGA
- a CDS encoding proteasome-type protease — protein MTYCIGIRLNAGLVFLSDSRTNAGIDQISTFRKMMVYESAPRPAQDPAAPEPLASHDRFMVLLSAGNLSISQSVREILQLEKLDRGPDLPPLTIWNAESMFDAVRVLGAAVRRVYEQDATSLRNAGIDFNASFIFGGQIKGEAMRLFLVYSAGNFIEATRETCYFQVGESKYGKPILDRILTPDTPLDEAAKCALVSMDSTLKSNLGVGLPLDLLVYEQGSFRSAQHVCIDEHNAYFRMIRNTWGQRLHEVFEAIDDPRWDGGDTAHPLMGGSARYEPMRKITQPGDRIV, from the coding sequence ATGACCTACTGCATCGGCATCCGCCTGAACGCCGGCCTGGTGTTCCTCAGCGACAGCCGCACCAACGCCGGCATCGACCAGATCAGCACCTTCCGCAAGATGATGGTCTATGAAAGCGCGCCGCGCCCGGCACAAGACCCGGCCGCGCCCGAGCCGCTCGCCAGCCACGACCGCTTCATGGTGCTGCTGTCGGCCGGCAACCTGTCGATCAGCCAGAGCGTGCGCGAGATCCTGCAGCTCGAGAAGCTCGACCGCGGCCCCGACCTGCCGCCGCTGACCATCTGGAACGCCGAAAGCATGTTCGACGCCGTGCGCGTGCTGGGCGCCGCGGTGCGCCGGGTGTACGAGCAGGATGCGACCTCGCTGCGCAATGCCGGCATCGACTTCAACGCCAGCTTCATCTTCGGCGGCCAGATCAAGGGCGAGGCCATGCGCCTGTTCCTGGTGTATTCGGCCGGCAACTTCATCGAGGCCACGCGCGAGACCTGTTACTTCCAGGTGGGCGAAAGCAAGTACGGCAAGCCCATCCTCGACCGCATCCTCACGCCCGACACGCCGCTCGACGAAGCCGCCAAGTGCGCCCTGGTGTCGATGGACTCCACGCTCAAGTCGAACCTGGGCGTGGGCCTGCCGCTGGACCTGCTGGTGTACGAGCAAGGCAGCTTCCGCAGCGCCCAGCATGTGTGCATCGACGAACACAACGCCTACTTCCGCATGATCCGCAACACCTGGGGCCAGCGCCTGCACGAGGTGTTCGAGGCCATCGACGACCCGCGCTGGGACGGCGGCGACACCGCCCATCCGCTGATGGGCGGCAGTGCCCGCTACGAGCCGATGCGCAAGATCACCCAGCCAGGCGACCGGATCGTGTAA